A genomic window from Halomonas sp. LR3S48 includes:
- a CDS encoding inositol monophosphatase family protein: MLPQRRLELAVSIAREAGERIVEARQSQTFNQQFKSGQELVTDVDVAVDTLISERLEASLPGEQRLSEELAPDREVMRTADALWVIDPIDGTVNFAHGLHHVAVSIAWVSEGKTRLGVVHAPFLGETYTALYGQGAWRNGKPIHASRTTNLERCLVGTGFPYRRDSRPPLMRRLVAILEHCQDVRRNGSAALDLCDVACGRLDAYYESVSPWDFAAGVLIAREAGARTGHLYPCPEGIPGDLYGENLLVSAPEIHAELGDLLRAADANELRSY, encoded by the coding sequence ATGCTGCCCCAGCGACGCCTAGAGCTGGCCGTCTCCATCGCCCGGGAAGCCGGGGAGCGAATCGTGGAGGCCAGGCAAAGCCAGACCTTCAACCAGCAGTTCAAGAGCGGCCAGGAACTGGTCACCGACGTGGACGTGGCCGTGGACACCCTGATCAGTGAACGCCTGGAGGCCAGCCTGCCCGGTGAGCAACGCCTCAGCGAAGAGCTCGCACCGGACCGCGAGGTGATGCGCACGGCCGATGCGCTCTGGGTCATCGACCCGATCGACGGCACCGTCAACTTTGCCCATGGTTTGCACCATGTGGCCGTGTCCATCGCCTGGGTCAGCGAGGGCAAGACCCGCCTGGGGGTGGTGCATGCCCCCTTCCTTGGCGAGACCTACACCGCGCTCTACGGACAAGGGGCCTGGCGCAACGGCAAGCCGATTCACGCCAGCCGTACCACCAACCTCGAGCGGTGCCTGGTGGGCACCGGCTTCCCCTACCGACGCGACAGCCGCCCGCCATTGATGCGCCGCCTGGTGGCCATCCTGGAACACTGCCAGGATGTACGGCGCAACGGTTCGGCCGCCCTCGACCTGTGCGACGTGGCTTGCGGCCGCCTCGATGCCTACTACGAAAGCGTGTCGCCCTGGGACTTCGCCGCCGGGGTGCTGATCGCACGCGAGGCCGGCGCCCGTACCGGACATTTGTACCCTTGCCCGGAGGGTATTCCAGGCGATCTCTACGGTGAGAACCTGCTGGTCAGCGCCCCCGAGATACATGCCGAGCTCGGCGACCTGCTGCGCGCGGCCGATGCCAACGAACTCAGGTCGTACTGA
- a CDS encoding GrxA family glutaredoxin — protein sequence MFVVIFGRPGCPFCVRAQQLAESLERANVIEGHRYVDIWAEGISKADLEKTIGKPVSTVPQVFIDQTHVGGFTEFDQYVRENALMA from the coding sequence ATGTTCGTGGTCATCTTCGGTCGTCCCGGCTGCCCCTTCTGCGTTCGTGCCCAGCAGCTCGCCGAGAGCCTGGAACGTGCCAATGTCATCGAAGGGCATCGCTACGTGGATATCTGGGCCGAAGGTATCAGCAAGGCCGATCTGGAGAAGACCATTGGCAAGCCGGTCTCGACCGTTCCGCAGGTGTTCATCGACCAGACCCACGTCGGTGGCTTCACCGAGTTCGACCAATATGTCCGCGAGAATGCCCTCATGGCATGA
- a CDS encoding DUF1338 domain-containing protein gives MQREEFLQQLWLDYIHQHPDVGMLRLWPTDAPAEYLTLLTLNQPPFAAEDLLPTLGHLGYRPVHRYAMADRGLLVSLLAPPDSGTWLVLAELQLSSLSRVPHDELAELVSRTHPRDTRGKNLLSRGRPWPMPSWNVYRSLYDAHPLAAWFAVMGPSVHHAGFDCERLGSSFEALDAALAAAGLEGSEDRHQGVFPVSPLLKYRFYPTCSQRLAFSEGDEHRICLGGLALIQKRLSSDHERAVELLLPHHTRCELT, from the coding sequence ATGCAAAGGGAAGAATTCCTTCAGCAACTCTGGCTCGACTACATCCATCAGCACCCGGACGTGGGGATGCTGCGCCTGTGGCCGACGGATGCACCGGCAGAGTATCTGACGCTTCTCACCCTCAATCAGCCTCCCTTTGCCGCCGAGGACCTGCTGCCGACGCTGGGCCATCTCGGCTATCGTCCCGTGCACCGCTACGCCATGGCCGACCGCGGGCTGCTGGTGTCCCTGCTGGCGCCCCCCGACAGTGGCACTTGGCTGGTGCTGGCAGAACTGCAGCTCAGCAGCCTGTCGCGAGTGCCGCATGACGAACTCGCCGAATTGGTGAGCCGCACCCACCCCCGGGATACCCGCGGCAAGAACCTGCTGAGCCGCGGCCGCCCCTGGCCCATGCCCAGTTGGAACGTCTATCGCTCGTTATATGATGCCCACCCCCTGGCGGCCTGGTTCGCCGTCATGGGGCCGAGCGTGCATCACGCCGGCTTCGACTGCGAACGCCTCGGCAGCAGCTTCGAAGCCCTTGATGCCGCCCTGGCGGCTGCCGGCCTCGAGGGCAGCGAAGATCGTCATCAGGGGGTCTTCCCGGTATCGCCGCTGCTCAAGTATCGCTTCTACCCCACCTGCTCGCAGCGCCTGGCCTTCTCCGAGGGGGATGAGCATCGCATCTGCCTGGGCGGCCTGGCCCTGATTCAGAAGCGCCTGAGCAGCGACCACGAGCGTGCCGTAGAGCTGTTGTTACCCCATCATACGCGCTGCGAGCTCACCTGA
- a CDS encoding CoA transferase subunit B, with amino-acid sequence MALTREQMAQRVAQELKDGFYVNLGIGIPTLVANYVPEGIDVMLQSENGLLGMGRFPTEDEVDPDMINAGKQTVTARLGAAIFDSAQSFAMIRGGHVDLTVLGAFEVDQEGNIASWMVPGKLIKGMGGAMDLVAGAENIICTMTHASKHGESKLLEKCTLPLTGAGCINRVLTDLAYLEIENGTFILKERAPGVSVEEIVEKTAGKLIVPDHVPEMNFA; translated from the coding sequence ATGGCACTGACTCGTGAACAGATGGCACAGCGTGTGGCGCAAGAACTGAAGGACGGCTTCTACGTCAACCTGGGGATCGGCATTCCCACCCTGGTGGCCAACTATGTGCCGGAGGGCATCGATGTGATGCTGCAATCGGAGAATGGCCTGCTCGGGATGGGACGCTTTCCCACCGAGGACGAGGTCGATCCCGACATGATCAACGCCGGCAAACAGACCGTGACCGCGCGCCTGGGGGCGGCCATCTTCGATTCGGCCCAATCCTTCGCCATGATCCGTGGCGGCCACGTCGACCTGACCGTGCTCGGCGCCTTCGAGGTCGATCAGGAGGGCAATATCGCCTCCTGGATGGTGCCCGGCAAGCTGATCAAGGGCATGGGCGGCGCCATGGACCTGGTGGCCGGCGCCGAAAACATCATCTGCACCATGACCCATGCCTCCAAGCATGGCGAATCCAAGCTGCTCGAAAAATGCACGCTGCCGCTGACCGGTGCCGGTTGCATCAACCGGGTACTCACCGATCTCGCCTACCTTGAAATCGAGAACGGCACTTTCATCCTCAAGGAGCGTGCCCCGGGGGTCAGCGTCGAGGAGATCGTCGAGAAGACCGCCGGCAAGCTGATCGTGCCCGATCACGTGCCGGAAATGAACTTCGCTTGA
- a CDS encoding CoA transferase subunit A, with translation MSGFDKRVYSYEDAMAGIESGMTVVAGGFGLCGIPENLIAEVKRRGVKDLTVISNNCGVDGFGLGVLLEEKQIKRFYASYVGENALFEQQMLNDEIEVILTPQGTLAEKMRAGGAGIPAFYTATGYGTPIGEGKEVREFNGRHYILEEAFHADFAIVKGWKADRYGNVIYRDTAQNFNPLAATCGKVTVVEVEEIVEPGELRPDQIHTPGIYVDRIIQGTFEKRIEKRTVREG, from the coding sequence ATGTCCGGATTCGACAAGCGCGTGTACTCCTACGAAGACGCAATGGCAGGCATCGAAAGCGGCATGACCGTGGTTGCCGGTGGCTTCGGCCTGTGTGGCATCCCCGAGAACCTGATCGCCGAGGTCAAGCGCCGCGGCGTCAAGGACCTGACCGTCATCTCCAACAACTGTGGTGTCGATGGCTTCGGCTTGGGCGTGCTGCTGGAAGAAAAGCAGATCAAGCGATTCTACGCCTCCTACGTGGGCGAGAACGCCCTGTTCGAGCAGCAGATGCTCAACGACGAGATCGAGGTGATCCTGACGCCGCAGGGGACCCTGGCCGAGAAGATGCGCGCTGGTGGGGCCGGCATTCCCGCCTTCTATACCGCCACCGGTTACGGCACGCCCATCGGCGAGGGCAAGGAAGTGCGCGAGTTCAACGGACGCCATTACATTCTCGAGGAGGCGTTTCACGCCGATTTTGCCATCGTCAAGGGCTGGAAGGCCGACCGCTACGGTAACGTGATCTACCGCGATACCGCCCAGAACTTCAACCCGCTGGCCGCCACCTGCGGCAAGGTCACCGTGGTGGAGGTCGAGGAGATCGTCGAGCCGGGCGAGCTTCGCCCCGATCAGATCCACACCCCGGGCATCTATGTCGACCGCATCATTCAGGGCACTTTCGAGAAGCGTATCGAGAAGCGCACCGTGCGCGAGGGTTGA
- a CDS encoding LysR family transcriptional regulator, translated as MTVKQLRAFLAVAQTLSFTQACERLHLSQPALSLAIKGLEETLGGPLLIRSTRSVRLTPEGEILVPLAKRLLADWDNAEELLRQRFTLQLGRVALAAMPSIACNRLPRALRRFRERFPRVNVTVHDVINEQVIDMVRRQQVELGIAFEPETREGIDFLPLFDDTFVAVLPPDSPLASAESVDWKALLVHDFITLQRPSMVRILLEQALARQHTELPVAFESHQLATVGRMVASGLGVSAVPSLCREQMHELGARCVPLYDPQIRRTVGVVLGAGQELSIAARAMHEVLQTTLCETSA; from the coding sequence ATGACCGTCAAGCAGCTTCGCGCCTTCCTCGCCGTGGCCCAGACCCTCAGCTTCACCCAGGCCTGCGAGCGGTTGCACCTGTCGCAACCGGCCCTGAGCCTTGCCATCAAGGGGCTCGAAGAGACCCTGGGCGGCCCGCTGTTGATTCGCAGCACACGTAGCGTTCGCCTCACTCCGGAGGGCGAGATCCTGGTACCGCTGGCCAAGCGCCTGCTGGCCGACTGGGACAACGCCGAGGAGTTGCTGCGTCAGCGCTTTACCCTCCAGCTCGGCCGGGTGGCGCTGGCCGCCATGCCCTCCATCGCCTGCAATCGACTGCCCCGGGCATTGAGACGTTTTCGCGAGCGCTTCCCACGGGTCAACGTGACGGTGCACGATGTGATCAACGAACAGGTTATCGACATGGTGCGCCGCCAGCAGGTCGAGCTGGGCATCGCCTTCGAGCCGGAAACCCGCGAAGGAATCGACTTCCTGCCGCTGTTCGACGACACCTTCGTTGCCGTGCTGCCCCCGGACTCGCCCCTCGCCTCCGCCGAGTCCGTCGACTGGAAGGCCCTTCTGGTGCATGACTTCATCACCCTGCAGCGCCCCTCCATGGTGCGCATCCTGCTGGAGCAGGCCCTGGCACGCCAGCACACCGAGCTGCCGGTCGCGTTCGAGAGCCACCAGCTCGCCACGGTCGGCCGCATGGTGGCAAGCGGCTTGGGCGTCAGCGCCGTCCCTTCACTGTGCCGCGAGCAGATGCATGAGCTCGGCGCCCGCTGCGTACCGCTCTACGACCCGCAGATACGGCGCACCGTGGGTGTGGTGCTGGGCGCCGGCCAGGAGCTCTCGATCGCCGCGCGGGCGATGCACGAGGTGCTGCAGACAACCCTGTGCGAAACGTCAGCGTGA
- a CDS encoding acyltransferase, with protein MSTLRGLVSVLLLVITTLFWSVPLILLTLLKLITPTRTLRLVVLRGLNGVALNWIGCNLWWMRHWLQPELSVTLPEGLSPDQRWLVISNHRSWTDIFMLLMVLHRRIPMPRFFLKQQLIWIPIVGLAWWALEFPFMRRYSREQVERNPRLAHIDRKATERMCERAREMPLAIFNFVEGTRFTPAKRDAQNSPFRHLLRPKAGGVAQVLSQLGDQLDGILDVTLHYANPDPTFWGFLCGREGSITLEARRLEVPGWMLDSRYHDDPHYKERFHSWLNALWQEKDQALTSR; from the coding sequence ATGTCGACCCTGAGAGGGCTCGTCAGCGTACTGCTACTGGTGATCACCACCCTGTTCTGGTCGGTTCCCCTGATCCTGTTGACCTTGCTCAAGCTGATCACGCCGACACGTACCCTGCGCCTGGTCGTACTGCGCGGGCTCAATGGCGTTGCCCTGAACTGGATCGGCTGCAATCTGTGGTGGATGCGCCACTGGCTGCAGCCCGAGCTCAGCGTAACCCTGCCCGAAGGGTTGTCGCCCGATCAGCGCTGGTTGGTGATCTCCAATCACCGCAGTTGGACCGACATCTTCATGCTGCTCATGGTCCTGCATCGGCGCATACCGATGCCGCGCTTCTTCCTCAAGCAGCAACTCATCTGGATCCCCATCGTGGGGCTGGCCTGGTGGGCACTCGAGTTTCCCTTCATGCGCCGCTACAGCCGCGAGCAGGTCGAACGCAACCCACGGCTTGCGCACATCGATCGCAAGGCGACAGAGCGCATGTGCGAGCGCGCCCGAGAAATGCCGCTGGCCATCTTCAACTTCGTTGAAGGCACGCGATTTACCCCGGCCAAGCGCGACGCGCAAAATAGCCCCTTCCGCCACCTGCTTCGCCCCAAGGCCGGCGGTGTCGCGCAGGTGCTGAGTCAGCTCGGCGACCAGCTCGACGGTATCCTCGACGTTACGTTGCACTATGCAAACCCGGACCCGACCTTCTGGGGCTTCTTGTGCGGACGCGAAGGATCGATAACGCTCGAGGCTCGCCGTCTCGAGGTACCGGGCTGGATGCTCGACAGTCGCTACCATGACGACCCGCACTACAAGGAACGCTTCCACTCATGGCTCAACGCCCTGTGGCAGGAAAAAGACCAGGCGCTCACATCGCGCTGA
- a CDS encoding M23 family metallopeptidase yields the protein MAQRPVAGKRPGAHIALTLICVLTLLSLAGCASPGGEVQRSGDAGIAGNWVVVQRGDTLGSIAARADVPLARLQRFNPDVNPSRLAVGQRLLIPSQQERAPSGGPYRYQIRPGDTYSAVARRFGTTPARIQSANPGVEPTRLRVGQVIQVPLRGATAVAASTPSSSGNRSSGNSTSAPARTATPPPAPSAVPNSARNWPWPLDDYRIVRAYGTDTHGTLQPMLLATSRGARAKAVADGDVRFAGSMRQLGRVVIVHHADNLQSVYALCDTLLVDDGARVARGTPLCEVGFSNATERFDLLFDMRLGGKPIDPRRVLR from the coding sequence ATGGCTCAACGCCCTGTGGCAGGAAAAAGACCAGGCGCTCACATCGCGCTGACACTGATTTGCGTACTGACGTTGCTGTCGCTCGCCGGCTGTGCCTCCCCTGGTGGCGAGGTCCAGCGCAGCGGTGATGCCGGCATCGCCGGCAATTGGGTCGTGGTACAGCGCGGCGACACTCTCGGCAGCATCGCTGCCCGCGCCGACGTGCCGCTCGCCCGGTTGCAGCGCTTCAATCCCGACGTCAACCCCAGCCGGCTGGCCGTCGGCCAGCGCTTGTTGATACCGTCCCAGCAGGAACGCGCACCCTCCGGCGGCCCCTATCGCTACCAGATCCGACCCGGCGATACCTATTCGGCGGTTGCCCGGCGCTTTGGCACCACGCCGGCGCGGATCCAGTCGGCCAATCCCGGAGTCGAACCGACCCGGCTGCGTGTGGGCCAGGTCATTCAGGTGCCCCTGCGCGGTGCTACCGCAGTGGCGGCATCGACCCCGAGCAGTTCGGGCAACCGCTCGAGCGGCAACTCGACCAGCGCTCCGGCGCGCACCGCCACGCCACCGCCCGCGCCCAGTGCGGTGCCGAACTCGGCGCGCAACTGGCCCTGGCCGCTGGACGACTACCGCATCGTGCGCGCCTACGGCACGGATACCCATGGCACCCTGCAGCCGATGCTACTGGCCACCAGCCGAGGCGCTCGAGCCAAGGCCGTCGCCGACGGAGACGTACGCTTCGCCGGCAGCATGCGCCAGCTCGGTCGCGTGGTGATCGTGCACCATGCCGACAACCTGCAGAGCGTCTATGCCTTGTGCGATACGCTGCTGGTAGACGACGGCGCACGTGTCGCTCGTGGCACACCGCTCTGTGAAGTCGGCTTCAGCAATGCCACGGAGCGCTTCGACCTGCTGTTCGACATGCGGCTCGGCGGCAAGCCGATCGACCCCCGGCGCGTGCTGCGTTAG
- a CDS encoding alpha-ketoglutarate-dependent dioxygenase AlkB family protein, with amino-acid sequence MTSAWERLLAEPPLSRYRGVLGEPAASEALARLDAELDWQRPSLRLYGREHPIPRRQVWMGEPEARYRYSGRDFQPQDWHPDVADIRERIRTLLASQGIAADFNSVLLNRYADGDERMGWHSDDEPELGQAPVIAAVTLGSERPLRFRWKQGNGEPFNVWLPHDSLLLMGPGCQASLQHALLPRRIPGLRISLTFRRVLPLAER; translated from the coding sequence ATGACATCGGCATGGGAACGACTCCTGGCGGAGCCACCGCTGTCTCGCTACCGGGGTGTCCTCGGCGAACCTGCGGCCAGCGAGGCCTTGGCCAGGCTGGACGCAGAGCTCGATTGGCAGCGCCCCAGCCTGCGCCTGTACGGACGCGAGCATCCGATTCCCCGGCGTCAGGTATGGATGGGTGAGCCCGAGGCGCGTTATCGCTATTCGGGACGTGATTTCCAGCCGCAGGACTGGCACCCGGATGTCGCCGACATACGCGAGCGAATCCGCACCCTGCTGGCATCACAGGGTATCGCCGCCGACTTCAACAGTGTTCTGCTCAACCGCTATGCCGACGGTGACGAACGCATGGGCTGGCACAGCGACGATGAACCCGAACTCGGCCAGGCCCCCGTCATCGCCGCCGTAACGCTGGGCAGCGAACGGCCGCTGCGATTTCGCTGGAAGCAAGGCAACGGCGAACCATTCAACGTCTGGCTACCCCATGACAGCCTGTTGTTGATGGGGCCCGGCTGCCAGGCGAGCCTGCAACACGCCCTGCTGCCCCGACGCATCCCCGGGCTGCGCATCAGCCTCACCTTTCGCCGCGTCTTGCCGCTTGCCGAGCGATAG
- a CDS encoding O-antigen ligase family protein has product MIEENSCRPLPRAMSRNFKGLCQAWLSALAMLTLGASMLVLPWGVLVVVPLLLLTAAWLGEEGQVDAFPRREDLLLVAAMGLQGLIWAGMLWLHGEGASGLFNAWPFALAVVALMAFARVRVPATWLWAGLALGSLAASTWALWQRVIEGTARANGHEPLHAILFGNLGLLMGLLCFAGLSWSFARRERWPWSLLLIVGGLAGLLTSALSGSRGGWIGLPLAIWVLYRGHGRRLSLGWRVTLVAALMALLGSLYAMPQTGVATRVDNAVNSLRQYVAGDDEMTSVSARLEMWRGSSQLILERPLLGWGAKGYQTAMRERGAEGVQDPALGRFWHAHNDILDAWVKRGVPGLLALLALYFTPLWLFARGVGAGSGEQRALAVAGTLVPVAFIDFGLTYSFLTYPVGGLVYALLITILWGLYRQAR; this is encoded by the coding sequence ATGATCGAAGAAAATTCCTGTCGACCGCTCCCCAGGGCCATGTCGCGTAACTTCAAGGGGCTGTGTCAGGCCTGGCTGTCGGCGCTGGCCATGCTTACCCTGGGGGCGTCGATGCTGGTGCTGCCGTGGGGGGTTCTCGTCGTTGTGCCACTGCTGTTACTGACGGCAGCCTGGCTTGGCGAAGAGGGGCAGGTCGATGCATTTCCGCGGCGCGAGGATCTGCTGCTCGTGGCCGCCATGGGCCTGCAGGGCCTGATTTGGGCCGGCATGCTCTGGCTACACGGCGAAGGGGCCTCAGGGTTGTTCAATGCCTGGCCCTTCGCCCTTGCCGTGGTCGCCCTGATGGCATTCGCCAGGGTCAGGGTTCCTGCCACCTGGCTATGGGCCGGCCTGGCGCTGGGCAGCCTGGCGGCGAGCACCTGGGCGCTCTGGCAGCGCGTGATCGAGGGTACGGCGCGAGCCAACGGCCACGAGCCGCTGCACGCCATCCTGTTCGGCAACCTGGGGCTGTTGATGGGGCTGCTGTGCTTCGCGGGTTTGAGCTGGTCGTTTGCCCGCCGTGAGCGCTGGCCCTGGTCGTTGCTGTTGATCGTCGGTGGCCTGGCGGGCCTGCTCACCTCGGCCTTGTCCGGTTCACGCGGAGGCTGGATCGGGCTGCCGTTGGCCATCTGGGTGCTCTATCGGGGACACGGTCGCCGACTGTCCTTGGGCTGGCGGGTCACCTTGGTGGCGGCCTTGATGGCGCTGCTGGGTAGCCTGTATGCCATGCCGCAGACCGGCGTGGCCACGCGGGTCGACAACGCGGTCAACAGCCTTCGACAGTACGTGGCGGGCGATGACGAGATGACCTCGGTCAGTGCCCGGCTGGAGATGTGGCGGGGCTCTTCGCAACTGATACTGGAGCGCCCGTTGCTTGGCTGGGGCGCCAAGGGCTACCAGACCGCCATGCGCGAGCGCGGCGCAGAAGGGGTGCAGGACCCGGCACTTGGGCGCTTCTGGCACGCCCATAACGATATTCTCGATGCCTGGGTCAAGCGAGGGGTGCCGGGGCTGCTGGCCTTGCTGGCGCTCTATTTCACCCCGCTGTGGCTGTTCGCTCGCGGTGTCGGTGCGGGTTCGGGCGAACAACGAGCACTGGCGGTGGCGGGTACCCTGGTGCCGGTCGCCTTCATCGACTTCGGCCTGACTTACAGCTTCCTCACATATCCTGTCGGCGGGCTGGTATATGCCCTGCTGATCACGATTCTGTGGGGACTCTATCGCCAGGCGCGCTGA
- the glmS gene encoding glutamine--fructose-6-phosphate transaminase (isomerizing): MCGIVAAVGADNVLPILMEGLKRLEYRGYDSAGVALVEAPGKLGRAREVGKVAALERLLSSSSLTGMTGVAHTRWATHGEPSQDNAHPHVSGRVAVVHNGIIENHHALKAELAADGYVFTSQTDTEVVAHLIERELKDHGELLMAVEAAVARLEGAYALGVIDADRPDRVVGARHGSPLVVGIGEQGCYLGSDPLALLTVTDRFVYLEDGDLVEATREGCVVHGLDAAGRRAPVVREVLRYEHDDQAVGKGEFEHYMLKEIHEQPVAVANALEGRLGSDQVLIEAFGPQARQLLGKTRQIHLVACGTSYHAGMVARYWIEALAGVPCQVEIASEYRYRDVVAPPGTLLLTLSQSGETADTLAALRHARKRQGDNYVGALAICNVPGSSLVRESDLSLMTHAGPEIGVASTKAFTTQLTSLMLVTLALRQLRGGDQDLTAKLVHRLRYLPTLLGDTLQLDAEIAALAPRFVDYRHTLFLGRGAQMPIALEGALKLKEISYIHAEAYPAGELKHGPLALIDNSMPVVALAPKDELIDKLKSNLQEVRARGGQLLVFADPESGLEQEEGMTVVKVPGCCRFLAPIVYTLPLQLLAYHVAVARDTDVDQPRNLAKSVTVE; encoded by the coding sequence ATGTGTGGCATCGTAGCTGCTGTGGGGGCGGACAATGTCCTGCCCATCCTGATGGAAGGTCTCAAGCGCCTCGAATACCGAGGCTATGATTCAGCCGGTGTCGCTCTGGTTGAGGCTCCTGGCAAGCTGGGCCGTGCCCGGGAGGTGGGCAAGGTGGCGGCGCTGGAGCGACTGCTTTCGTCGTCGTCGCTGACAGGCATGACCGGGGTGGCCCACACCCGCTGGGCGACGCATGGCGAGCCCAGCCAGGACAACGCCCATCCTCACGTGTCGGGGCGTGTCGCCGTCGTGCACAACGGCATCATCGAGAATCACCACGCGCTCAAGGCCGAACTCGCCGCCGACGGCTACGTCTTTACCTCCCAGACCGACACCGAGGTCGTGGCTCACCTGATCGAGCGTGAGCTGAAAGATCATGGGGAGCTGCTGATGGCGGTCGAGGCGGCGGTCGCGCGGCTCGAAGGTGCCTATGCCCTGGGCGTGATCGACGCCGACAGGCCCGATCGCGTCGTTGGCGCGCGTCACGGCAGTCCGCTCGTGGTGGGCATCGGCGAGCAGGGCTGCTACCTGGGGTCCGACCCGCTGGCGTTGCTCACGGTGACCGATCGCTTCGTCTATCTGGAAGATGGCGATCTGGTGGAAGCCACGCGGGAAGGCTGCGTCGTGCATGGGCTCGACGCAGCGGGACGGCGCGCTCCGGTGGTTCGCGAAGTGCTGCGCTACGAGCACGACGATCAGGCGGTCGGGAAAGGGGAATTCGAACACTACATGCTCAAGGAGATCCATGAGCAGCCGGTCGCCGTGGCCAACGCTCTGGAAGGGCGGCTGGGCAGCGATCAAGTGCTGATCGAGGCTTTCGGTCCCCAGGCGCGCCAGCTCCTCGGCAAGACCCGTCAGATCCATCTCGTCGCCTGCGGTACCAGCTATCATGCCGGCATGGTGGCACGCTACTGGATCGAAGCGTTGGCCGGTGTGCCGTGCCAGGTGGAGATCGCTTCCGAATACCGCTATCGCGACGTGGTCGCTCCCCCGGGCACGCTGCTGCTGACCCTGTCGCAATCGGGTGAAACGGCCGACACCCTGGCCGCCCTTCGCCACGCGCGCAAGCGCCAGGGCGACAACTACGTCGGGGCGCTGGCGATCTGCAACGTGCCGGGCAGCTCGCTGGTGCGCGAATCCGACCTCAGCCTGATGACTCATGCCGGCCCCGAGATCGGCGTGGCTTCGACCAAGGCCTTCACGACCCAATTGACCTCACTGATGCTGGTAACGCTGGCACTGCGCCAACTGCGTGGCGGCGATCAGGACCTGACGGCCAAGCTGGTGCATCGCCTGCGCTATCTGCCGACACTGCTGGGCGACACGCTGCAGCTCGATGCTGAGATCGCGGCTCTGGCTCCGCGCTTCGTCGACTATCGCCATACGCTGTTCCTGGGGCGCGGTGCGCAGATGCCGATCGCCCTGGAAGGGGCGCTGAAGCTCAAGGAGATCTCCTACATCCATGCCGAGGCCTATCCCGCCGGAGAGCTCAAGCATGGCCCCCTGGCGCTGATCGACAACAGCATGCCGGTGGTGGCACTGGCACCGAAGGACGAGCTGATCGACAAGCTAAAGTCCAACCTGCAGGAGGTGCGCGCACGTGGCGGCCAACTGCTGGTGTTTGCCGATCCCGAGAGCGGCCTGGAGCAGGAGGAGGGCATGACGGTGGTCAAGGTGCCTGGATGCTGCCGCTTCCTGGCCCCCATCGTCTACACCTTGCCACTGCAGCTGCTGGCTTATCATGTGGCGGTAGCACGCGATACCGATGTCGACCAGCCGCGTAACCTGGCCAAGTCCGTCACCGTCGAGTGA